One Methanolobus sp. WCC4 DNA segment encodes these proteins:
- a CDS encoding methionine adenosyltransferase — translation MTVEKFRSVSAPQQHLEIVERKGLGHPDSICDAIMDRISVNLCTEYIEKFDTVLHHNIDKCLLVAGETVGIFGGGVVVDPMRLVIGDRATFKVDDIDIDVANIAVDTARQWFDEKLRFMKPEFVEYQVELKPGSAELTDIFRRQKGILGSNDTSAAVGYAPLSFTEQAVLDMEHHLNSSGFKDEFPESGEDVKVMGIRRGSKFDVTVAMPLIDSFVDNEQHYFNMKQDIFTSMNAFLADYMEEKGVQMNASVSFNNLDIQGRGMEGIYTSVTGTSAEDADCGQVGRGNRVNGIIPLNRPVSSEAAAGKNPVSHVGKIYNVLSHHIADRIVEKVPDVKEAYVWLLSDIGVPIDDPKVAEAQVIMKNGSVESVAKEVEEVIDIELEHIQEFCMQLARGQIPVC, via the coding sequence ATCACAGTAGAGAAATTCAGGTCGGTGAGCGCACCGCAGCAGCATCTTGAGATAGTCGAAAGAAAAGGACTGGGTCATCCTGACAGCATATGCGATGCTATAATGGACAGGATATCCGTGAACCTCTGTACCGAGTACATCGAGAAGTTCGATACAGTCCTTCATCACAATATCGATAAATGCCTCCTGGTGGCAGGTGAGACCGTCGGGATCTTCGGTGGTGGTGTGGTGGTGGACCCTATGCGTCTGGTCATCGGTGACCGTGCAACCTTCAAGGTCGATGACATCGATATAGACGTTGCCAACATAGCAGTCGATACTGCAAGACAATGGTTCGATGAGAAACTGCGTTTTATGAAGCCCGAGTTCGTGGAATATCAGGTGGAACTGAAGCCCGGTTCTGCTGAACTCACAGATATCTTCAGGAGGCAGAAAGGCATACTGGGTTCCAATGATACTTCGGCTGCCGTGGGATATGCTCCTCTTTCATTCACCGAGCAGGCAGTGCTTGATATGGAGCATCACCTGAATTCTTCAGGGTTCAAGGATGAATTCCCTGAATCGGGTGAGGATGTCAAGGTCATGGGTATAAGGAGGGGGAGCAAGTTCGATGTCACAGTTGCCATGCCGCTGATCGATTCATTTGTGGACAACGAACAACATTATTTCAACATGAAGCAGGACATCTTCACATCAATGAATGCGTTCCTTGCGGATTATATGGAGGAAAAAGGTGTTCAGATGAATGCCTCTGTCTCATTCAACAATCTTGACATTCAGGGACGTGGTATGGAAGGCATCTATACCAGTGTCACAGGTACATCTGCCGAAGATGCAGACTGTGGACAGGTGGGCAGAGGCAATCGTGTGAATGGTATCATCCCACTGAACCGTCCGGTCAGCAGTGAGGCGGCCGCAGGGAAGAATCCTGTCAGTCATGTCGGGAAGATATACAACGTTCTGTCACATCATATAGCTGACAGGATAGTGGAAAAGGTACCTGATGTGAAAGAGGCTTACGTATGGCTTCTGAGTGATATCGGTGTCCCTATCGACGACCCGAAGGTCGCAGAAGCCCAGGTGATCATGAAAAATGGCTCTGTGGAGTCCGTAGCAAAAGAGGTCGAAGAGGTCATTGATATTGAGCTTGAAC